A region of the Desulfobacter postgatei 2ac9 genome:
CGCTTAACGAGGAAGATGTTTCTCTCATCCTGTGGTAAATGAACCAGACAATGGAGAGTACCAGGATGGCAATGCCTGCCATGATCCATGGAAGATAATGATAAATGCCCTGGAACAGCAACGCGGTCAGGCCGATGCCGGCCAGAAGAAATACGTGGAGCAGCAGGATAAAATATGCAACAAAAATATTTTTAAATAATCCGTCTTTGTCTTTTTTGCGTATACTCATTTTATTTTTCTCTATAATGACGTTTTGTACCGATCCCGGGCCAAGGCACTGCCGGGTCCGTTTGAACAAACCGCATCAAGCTTGGCCATCAGGTAATTTAGTTTTTTATAGTTTGGCCTTTACGTAGACCCGCATCAGAAAGTGAATTCTATTAAACCAGGCAGTGTTTTGCAAGCTATTTTCTTGACACCTAAAGGGCAATACTGTATCACCACTATGCCAATTATTAATTATAGATACGATACCTATGAGCAAGCAAAAGAATATATCAAAGATCAGGAACATCGGGATCATGGCCCATATTGACGCGGGCAAGACCACGGTGACGGAGCGCATTCTCTATTATACGGGAAGGTCCCATAAGATAGGTGAAGTGCATGACGGCGAGGCCACCATGGACTGGATGCAGGATGAGCAGGAGCGAGGGATTACCATTACTTCGGCCGTGACCTACTGTCTGTGGAAAGGGGCTACCATCCAAATCATCGACACCCCGGGCCATGTTGATTTCACCGTGGAGGTGGAACGGGCTTTGCGAGTTTTGGACGGGGCCATTGGGGTGTTTTGCGCCGTGGGCGGGGTGGAACCCCAGTCCGAAACGGTCTGGCGTCAGGCAGACCGGTACAAGGTCCCGAGAATGGCCTTTATCAACAAAATGGACCGCACCGGTGCCGATTTTTTTGCCGCCTGTGATTCCATTCGGAAAAAACTGGCTGCCAATCCCGTAATGATCCAGGTACCCATCGGGGCCGAGGACCAGTTCCGAGGCGTTATTGACCTTCTGACCATGGAGCAGATTGCCTGGAACGATGAGACCCTGGGCGCTGAATACACATCTGGGCCCATTGACGATGAGTTTCTGGATCTGGCTGAAGCGTACCGGGATAAAATGCTTGAAGCAGTGTCCGAACTTGACGACACCATCATGGAAAAATACCTGGGCGAAGAAGAGATCTCCGTGGATGAACTTCGGGCGGCCATCCGAGCTGCCACCATCCGCCGGACCATGGTTCCTGTATTGTGCGGATCAGCCCTTAGGAACAAAGGGATTCAGCCGCTTCTGGACGCCATAGACTATTACCTGCCAAGCCCCAAGGACGTTCCCCCGGTTAAAGGCGAGCACCCCGAAACCGGTGACATCCTTGAATTCAAGCCGGAAAAAAACGGTCCGCTGGCTGCTCTGATTTTCAAGGTATCCATGATCGAGGGCCGAAAACTCTCCTTTGCCCGGATCTATTCAGGGAAAATTGCTTCGGGGGCGGATGTCTTTAATCCTGCCCTGAACCGCAAGGAGAAATTGTCCAGACTTTTAAGGATGCACGCCAACAAGCGCGAACGCCTGGATGAGGCCTCGGCCGGTGATATCATCGGTATTGTGGGGCTTAAGGATTCCGGTACCGGTGATACCCTTTGCAATCCGGACCATCCGGTGTTTTTGGAAAAAATGGAATATGCGCAGCCGGTTATCTCCATTGCCATTGAGCCCAAAACCCATGCCGATCAGGAAAAGCTTGATGATGTGCTGGCAAAATTCATGATTGAGGATCCCACCCTTCAAACCAGCAAGGATGAGGAGACCGGTCAGACCATTTTGTCCGGCATGGGCGAGCTTCATCTCGAAATCATCATTTCAAGGATGGTCAAGGAGTTCAATACCAGTGTGAATGTGGGCAAACCCCAGGTCGTTTACCGGGAAATCATTACAGCGCCTGCAACCGGCCAGGCCGTCTTTGAACGGGAGATTCAGGGTAAAGCCCATTATGCCAACGTTACCGTGGAACTTAATCCCCTGGGCCGGGGCCAGGGGGTTACCTTCAAATCCCTTGTACCCGAGGAAAAAATTGCGCCCCAGTATCTTCAGAATATTGAAACCGCAATCAGGGAGAGCCTGGAGGGTGGGTTTCTCAAAGGATATCCCATTGTGGATATTGAAATTGTCTTGGCTGACGGGTTCAGCGAGGAAGGAAAGGCATCGGAGCTTGGCTTTGGGGTCTGTGCAGCCATGGCCGTAAAAGAGGCCCTGAAAAAAGCCAAAATGGCCTTGCTTGAACCCATCATGGATGTGGAGGTGTTCGTGCCGGATGCCAATATGGGGGATGCCATTGCAGACCTGAATGCCAGGGGTGGCAGAGTGGAATCCATTACCGCGAAATTCGGCATCCAGCTCGTCAAAGCCGTGGTCCCCTTGTCAAGGATGTTCGGCTATTCCACAGCCATTCGTTCCGCCACCCAGGGACGGGGCACCTTTACCATGCAGTTTAAGCGTTTTGATGCGGTGTGATGAAATTATTGAAATATTCTATTCGGGTCCCTTCCTCTTTTTTGCCCTTGCCTTCCAGATTCTCCAGTTCGTTTTGGGCCTTTTCCCGCATCTTTTCATCGTCCAGGGTCTCAATTGCCCGTTCAAGCTGGCGGGCTGCATTTTGTTCGTCATGGATTCGGGCATAATACACCCCGAGATAATAGTTGGACAGGGCCTGTTTTGACTGCCTGGACATGATTTCTGCCATGTGGTAATTGGCTTTTTCAAATCCGGGTTTGCCGCTGCCAAGTACATGTTCAAGGCCCTTTTCGGCTGCCGGCAGATTGCCGTTTTGAATCTGGGCAACGCAGCGGTTAAAAATGGCCCAGTCCCCCAGCAGGGGATCATCTGCCATACTGTCCAGAATCGTTATGGCGCGGGTGTATTCAGTGTTGCTGATGTAAAGCCGGCCTAATTCCAAAAGAATCATCGGTTCAAACGGATCTTTGTTCAGGGCTTTATTGAGCTGTTCAATTCCTTCATTTATTCGTGTGGACCGGCCGTACAAAAGCCCCAGGCCGTAGTGAAACGCCACATTGTCAGGATCGTTTTGCAGGGCAATTTCAATTTTTGGGATGTATGTATCAGTGTCGCCGTAAAGGCCGATGACCCGATATTTGACCATGTTGTAGTCAAAATTTTTTGGTGGTGCGGGTTTGTCGGCAGGCGGTTTGTAATCTGCAAGAATTCCCGATAAATGGGATACCCTGGCTGCTGTGCCTGGGTGGGTTTTAAAGTAATCGGGAATATTTTCAATTCCCTGGTAATCGGCCTGTCTGATTTTCAGCAGACTGTCCAGTATCCCTTGGGGCGAATATCCTGTTTGTTCAAGAAAAAGAACCGCCTTCTGGTCTGCTTCGGTTTCATTTTCCCGGGTATAGGTCAGCATGGCTGACTGCCCGGCAGCCATGGAGCCAATGCTCAGGGCCTGACCCGCTTCCGAACTGCCTGCCGCAGCGCCTACCAGAATGCCGGCCACCATCCCGGCCAGGCTGCCGGTTGCCACTATTTTGGAGCGGTCTATGGACTGGGATACATGTCTGCCCACGGCATGGCCGATCTCATGGGCGAGAATGCCTGCAAGTTCGTCGATGTTATCCAGAGACGCAATTAATCCGCTGTGCACAAAAATATTGGCAGCCGGCATTGCAAAGGCATTAAAGGAGTCGTCATTGACCATAAAAAAATCAAAATGAAAGGGCTGGGGCGGCAATGGCTTGACAATGGCGTTGCCCACAATTTCGATCATCTTCTGGGCAACGGGATCATAAAGAATGACATCTTTATTTTTCATGAGTTGTAAATATTCTTTGCCAAGTTTAAGTTCATCGGGAATGGAGATGGCAAAGGTGCTGGTCGGGCATAAAAGGACAAAGAACAGAATAAGGCTTACAGCCTG
Encoded here:
- the fusA gene encoding elongation factor G — protein: MSKQKNISKIRNIGIMAHIDAGKTTVTERILYYTGRSHKIGEVHDGEATMDWMQDEQERGITITSAVTYCLWKGATIQIIDTPGHVDFTVEVERALRVLDGAIGVFCAVGGVEPQSETVWRQADRYKVPRMAFINKMDRTGADFFAACDSIRKKLAANPVMIQVPIGAEDQFRGVIDLLTMEQIAWNDETLGAEYTSGPIDDEFLDLAEAYRDKMLEAVSELDDTIMEKYLGEEEISVDELRAAIRAATIRRTMVPVLCGSALRNKGIQPLLDAIDYYLPSPKDVPPVKGEHPETGDILEFKPEKNGPLAALIFKVSMIEGRKLSFARIYSGKIASGADVFNPALNRKEKLSRLLRMHANKRERLDEASAGDIIGIVGLKDSGTGDTLCNPDHPVFLEKMEYAQPVISIAIEPKTHADQEKLDDVLAKFMIEDPTLQTSKDEETGQTILSGMGELHLEIIISRMVKEFNTSVNVGKPQVVYREIITAPATGQAVFEREIQGKAHYANVTVELNPLGRGQGVTFKSLVPEEKIAPQYLQNIETAIRESLEGGFLKGYPIVDIEIVLADGFSEEGKASELGFGVCAAMAVKEALKKAKMALLEPIMDVEVFVPDANMGDAIADLNARGGRVESITAKFGIQLVKAVVPLSRMFGYSTAIRSATQGRGTFTMQFKRFDAV
- a CDS encoding M48 family metallopeptidase, which gives rise to MTQLKQAVSLILFFVLLCPTSTFAISIPDELKLGKEYLQLMKNKDVILYDPVAQKMIEIVGNAIVKPLPPQPFHFDFFMVNDDSFNAFAMPAANIFVHSGLIASLDNIDELAGILAHEIGHAVGRHVSQSIDRSKIVATGSLAGMVAGILVGAAAGSSEAGQALSIGSMAAGQSAMLTYTRENETEADQKAVLFLEQTGYSPQGILDSLLKIRQADYQGIENIPDYFKTHPGTAARVSHLSGILADYKPPADKPAPPKNFDYNMVKYRVIGLYGDTDTYIPKIEIALQNDPDNVAFHYGLGLLYGRSTRINEGIEQLNKALNKDPFEPMILLELGRLYISNTEYTRAITILDSMADDPLLGDWAIFNRCVAQIQNGNLPAAEKGLEHVLGSGKPGFEKANYHMAEIMSRQSKQALSNYYLGVYYARIHDEQNAARQLERAIETLDDEKMREKAQNELENLEGKGKKEEGTRIEYFNNFITPHQNA